From the Primulina tabacum isolate GXHZ01 chromosome 3, ASM2559414v2, whole genome shotgun sequence genome, one window contains:
- the LOC142540711 gene encoding universal stress protein PHOS34-like: MQHLPPDSDLPSLASIKVRSSSPRFPPPTTPLATETPTANAQRKIGIAVDLSDESELAVKWAVHNYIRPGDAVILVHVRPTSVLYGADWGSVDLSIVDTGNEESQRKLEDDFDAFTTSKAADLAQPLVEAHIPFKIHIVKDHDLKERLCLEVERLGLSALITGSRGFGAAKRGHNGRLGSVSDYCVRHCVCPVVVVRYPDEKDIAEGNRPVVSVGSAEQFEEEQQVDHAAAAGDRKDS; the protein is encoded by the coding sequence ATGCAGCACCTTCCGCCGGATTCCGATCTGCCGTCGCTTGCCTCCATCAAGGTCCGCTCCTCCTCCCCTCGCTTCCCACCTCCCACCACCCCACTCGCCACTGAAACCCCTACTGCCAACGCCCAGCGCAAGATCGGCATCGCCGTCGATCTCAGCGATGAGTCCGAACTCGCCGTTAAATGGGCAGTCCATAATTACATCCGCCCAGGAGACGCAGTCATTCTGGTGCATGTACGCCCCACCTCCGTCCTGTACGGCGCTGACTGGGGATCTGTTGATCTTTCTATAGTCGATACTGGCAACGAGGAATCTCAACGAAAGCTTGAAGACGACTTTGACGCTTTTACAACCTCCAAGGCGGCTGATCTCGCTCAGCCGCTTGTGGAGGCGCACATACCGTTCAAAATTCACATTGTGAAGGATCATGACCTGAAAGAGAGGCTTTGTCTGGAGGTTGAGAGGCTTGGATTGAGCGCCCTGATCACGGGGAGCAGGGGATTTGGTGCGGCGAAGAGGGGACATAATGGGAGGCTCGGGAGCGTGAGTGATTACTGCGTGAGGCATTGTGTGTGTCCCGTGGTTGTCGTGAGGTATCCTGACGAGAAGGATATCGCGGAGGGCAACCGTCCCGTTGTTTCTGTGGGATCTGCGGAACAGTTTGAGGAGGAGCAGCAGGTGGAtcatgctgctgctgctggtgaTCGAAAAG